A region from the Rhodamnia argentea isolate NSW1041297 chromosome 7, ASM2092103v1, whole genome shotgun sequence genome encodes:
- the LOC115752063 gene encoding coiled-coil domain-containing protein 115, with protein sequence MGEGEATGSIEIAGQNQHKDEGGEVGFEAKDQNLNILEFLDSLDSYLILMDSLSSTLRQGWFELAGARHSMGASRINSALLDLKNHSAATHLHANHHDFESSAREPLFRLCKWASSVDTRECCSSGDEIGKEKLQEKFDGTQLRRRGTAPSSELQEKVSKDGVSQPVVNNMVQKERAKSLSVFGTLVSPKLRAAQFSFETALETLVQIANMRSSMLSAFDEVKKELDVMKP encoded by the exons ATGGGAGAAGGGGAGGCAACAGGAAGCATTGAAATTGCTGGTCAGAATCAGCATAAGGATGAAGGAGGAGAAGTTGGATTTGAAGCAAAGGATCAGAACCTTAATATTTTGGAATTCCTGGATTCATTGGACAGCTACCTGATCCTTATGGATTCTTTATCCTCGACACTTCGCCAG GGGTGGTTCGAATTGGCTGGTGCTCGACATTCCATGGGTGCTTCACGAATCAATAGTGCTTTATTGGACCTGAAGAACCATTCTGCTGCTACACACTTGCATGCGAACCATCATGACT TTGAATCCAGTGCGAGAGAGCCTCTCTTTCGCTTGTGTAAGTGGGCCTCATCTGTCGATACCCGAGAATGTTGCTCTAGTGGAGATGAAATTGGCAAGGAAAAACTGCAGGAGAAATTTGATGGTACACAGTTACGACGACGTGGCACTGCTCCATCTTCTG AATTGCAGGAGAAAGTATCGAAAGATGGGGTTTCTCAACCGGTAGTTAACAACATG GTCCAGAAGGAGCGAGCCAAATCACTCTCTGTGTTTGGAACTCTAGTATCCCCGAAGCTTCGAGCTGctcaattttcatttgaaacag CATTGGAGACACTTGTACAGATAGCAAACATGCGTTCATCTATGCTATCCGCATTTGATGAAGTCAAGAAAGAGTTGGATGTAATGAAGCCATGA
- the LOC115752010 gene encoding transcriptional regulator SUPERMAN-like: MNIHRREKARLKQLSSWVVEYHPPPPNPKPNIVVTSSSQSSHSRSQLNRTLLPPPPPSSPSVNKPFSRASPPSVSSDLDCRWREKLAVIAADDGLPRGVPRRASDDEGKKQSRRSTGVAGAEEEAKAILEKYKLKEAHGDPSRLELEIGFIKDPSCSLDLELRLGIL, encoded by the coding sequence ATGAACATCCACAGGAGGGAGAAAGCCAGGCTGAAGCAGTTGTCCTCATGGGTTGTTGAgtatcatcctcctcctcctaacCCTAAACCTAACATTGTCGTGACTAGCTCGTCTCAGAGCTCTCACTCTCGGTCTCAGCTCAACCGTACCCTCTTGCCACCTCCCCCACCATCATCTCCTTCGGTGAACAAGCCCTTCTCACGTGCTTCCCCTCCTTCAGTGTCCTCAGATCTTGATTGCAGGTGGCGCGAAAAGTTGGCTGTCATTGCAGCCGATGATGGCCTGCCTAGAGGTGTTCCGAGACGGGCAAGCGATGATGAGGGAAAGAAGCAAAGCAGGAGATCAACAGGTGTCGCTGGAgcggaagaagaagcaaaggcaATCTTAGAGAAGTATAAGCTCAAAGAAGCACACGGAGATCCAAGCAGATTGGAGCTGGAGATCGGGTTTATCAAGGATCCGAGCTGCAGTCTCGATTTGGAGCTCCGACTCGGGATCTTGTGA